From one Catellatospora sp. IY07-71 genomic stretch:
- a CDS encoding flotillin family protein, with the protein MTPLAIAIAGGVLLALLLVLFVLSRIKVAGPNEAFIVTGRKGRSIETADGARSTDLSGQKVVMGASVFVLPVVQKLQVLDLSSRRIHVEITGAVSKQGIRANLQGVAIVKVGGTEDAIRAAAQRFLHQQSEIEEFTREVLAGALRSIVGRLTIEEIIRDRAAFASAVAEEAEHSMTNQGLVLDTFQLQDILAEGSYLQDLGRPEAARVLKDAAIAEAEARQLAEQARLKSEESIAEAQRNLALKQAAIQAEIDAAKAVSAAAGPLAEAERQQIIIGEQRKVAEQNAELKQRQLDTEVRKPADAARYKVEQEAEADRNARVLAADAARQATIAAAQASAEQARLTGEGERARRAALAEANAIEGAKEGEAEQRRRTAIADAVEREGTAEAAAILARGQSEAEAMRLKAEAFAQYGEAAVLDLLVKVLPQVVAAASAPMGAIDKMTVISTDGASSLTKSVATNVAQGLQLGNDLTGIDLPALLARVTGAAAPKE; encoded by the coding sequence ATGACACCCCTCGCCATCGCCATCGCGGGCGGCGTACTGCTCGCACTCCTGCTCGTGCTGTTCGTGCTCTCCCGGATCAAGGTGGCCGGCCCCAACGAGGCCTTCATCGTGACCGGCCGCAAGGGCCGCTCCATCGAGACCGCCGACGGGGCGCGCTCCACCGACCTGTCGGGCCAGAAGGTCGTCATGGGCGCGTCCGTGTTCGTGCTGCCCGTCGTGCAGAAGCTGCAGGTCCTCGACCTGTCCAGCCGCCGCATCCACGTGGAGATCACCGGCGCGGTGAGCAAGCAGGGCATCCGGGCCAACCTGCAGGGCGTCGCGATCGTGAAGGTCGGCGGCACCGAGGACGCCATCCGCGCCGCCGCGCAGCGCTTCCTGCACCAGCAGTCGGAGATCGAGGAGTTCACCCGCGAGGTGCTGGCCGGTGCGCTGCGCTCGATCGTGGGCCGGCTCACCATCGAGGAGATCATCCGGGACCGGGCCGCGTTCGCCTCCGCCGTCGCGGAGGAGGCGGAGCACTCGATGACCAACCAGGGCCTGGTGCTCGACACGTTCCAGCTGCAGGACATCCTCGCCGAGGGCTCGTACCTGCAGGACCTCGGCCGACCCGAGGCCGCCCGGGTGCTCAAGGACGCCGCCATCGCCGAGGCAGAGGCCCGGCAGCTGGCCGAGCAGGCCCGGCTGAAGTCCGAGGAGTCCATCGCCGAGGCGCAGCGCAACCTGGCCCTCAAGCAGGCCGCCATCCAGGCCGAGATCGACGCGGCCAAGGCGGTCTCGGCCGCGGCCGGCCCGCTCGCCGAGGCCGAGCGCCAGCAGATCATCATCGGCGAGCAGCGCAAGGTCGCCGAGCAGAACGCCGAGCTCAAGCAGCGCCAGCTCGACACCGAGGTGCGCAAGCCCGCCGACGCGGCGCGGTACAAGGTCGAGCAGGAGGCCGAGGCCGACCGCAACGCCCGGGTGCTCGCCGCCGACGCAGCCCGCCAGGCCACCATCGCCGCCGCGCAGGCGTCCGCCGAGCAGGCCCGCCTGACCGGTGAGGGCGAGCGGGCCCGCCGGGCCGCGCTGGCCGAGGCCAACGCGATCGAGGGTGCCAAGGAGGGTGAGGCCGAGCAGCGCCGGCGCACCGCGATCGCGGACGCGGTCGAGCGCGAGGGCACGGCCGAGGCGGCCGCGATCCTGGCCAGGGGCCAGTCCGAGGCCGAGGCGATGCGCCTGAAGGCCGAGGCGTTCGCGCAGTACGGCGAGGCCGCCGTGCTCGACCTGCTGGTGAAGGTGCTGCCGCAGGTGGTCGCCGCCGCGTCCGCCCCGATGGGCGCGATCGACAAGATGACCGTGATCTCGACCGACGGCGCCAGCTCGCTGACCAAGTCGGTGGCGACCAACGTCGCGCAGGGTCTGCAGCTCGGCAACGACCTGACCGGCATCGACCTGCCCGCGCTGCTGGCGCGGGTGACCGGCGCCGCCGCCCCCAAGGAGTGA
- a CDS encoding NfeD family protein: protein MGTATLIFLIIGALGVLIAAVAVLGGDLLDMGDGFVSTELVAGLVGGFGFSAAVLNELFGDAVGLAVVLALGVITAIPLGLLSGLLVDRMSNMRTDATPTRADLVGTRGVVVTPIPAGGFGEVRVRIGGQPVKLSARAERPVPLGTKVAVIAAVSDTSVIVQEVPEQ, encoded by the coding sequence GTGGGTACGGCGACACTGATCTTCCTGATCATCGGGGCACTGGGCGTTCTCATCGCGGCCGTCGCCGTGCTCGGCGGTGATCTGCTCGACATGGGCGACGGCTTCGTCTCCACGGAACTCGTGGCGGGACTCGTCGGCGGCTTCGGCTTCAGCGCCGCCGTGCTCAACGAGCTGTTCGGCGACGCCGTCGGGCTGGCCGTGGTGCTGGCCCTCGGTGTGATCACCGCCATACCCCTCGGCCTGCTGTCCGGTCTGCTCGTCGACCGGATGTCGAACATGCGCACCGACGCCACCCCCACCCGCGCCGACCTGGTCGGCACCCGGGGCGTCGTGGTGACCCCGATCCCCGCCGGGGGATTCGGCGAGGTCCGGGTGCGCATCGGCGGCCAGCCCGTGAAACTCTCCGCCCGGGCCGAGCGCCCGGTGCCGCTGGGCACCAAGGTCGCCGTGATCGCCGCGGTCAGCGACACCAGCGTGATCGTCCAGGAAGTCCCGGAGCAGTAG
- a CDS encoding DUF6584 family protein, whose protein sequence is MAKADVLARVRADLAAGHTHMAVQRLRTLLAALPDDIEIRELLTSIYRQTGNPVEAGRWGFLTGVVRDAELVAFAKANPDPWQRLRLLHFQGDTVHLSEDAAQRLVQLADEAERSGPPTAWSGSYRAPSRKRGVVLPCLFTLLVLGVALFFASVGAIKVLGWIAE, encoded by the coding sequence GTGGCAAAGGCGGACGTACTCGCCCGGGTGCGCGCCGATCTCGCGGCCGGGCATACCCACATGGCGGTGCAGCGCCTGCGTACGCTGCTGGCCGCCCTCCCTGACGACATAGAGATCCGCGAGCTGCTGACCTCCATCTACCGGCAGACCGGTAATCCGGTGGAGGCCGGCCGCTGGGGTTTCCTCACCGGCGTGGTACGCGACGCGGAGCTCGTCGCGTTCGCCAAGGCCAATCCGGATCCGTGGCAGCGGCTGCGGCTGCTGCACTTCCAGGGCGACACGGTCCACCTCTCCGAGGACGCCGCGCAGCGGCTGGTGCAGCTCGCCGACGAGGCCGAGCGCTCCGGCCCGCCGACCGCCTGGTCCGGCTCCTATCGGGCGCCCAGCCGCAAGCGCGGCGTGGTGCTGCCCTGCCTGTTCACCCTGCTGGTGCTGGGCGTCGCGCTGTTCTTCGCCTCGGTGGGGGCCATCAAGGTCCTCGGCTGGATCGCCGAATGA
- a CDS encoding DUF6584 family protein: MHSWLMAKSDLMDRVTTDLSRGHTYPAIQRMHSLVAAHPTDLDLRRRLAAIYRATGNGVEAGRWSYLDDTAEPDELAAFETSFPPHRRLEALRWPIGVPAPTDVSRERLAPLLALATAAKAPVPMAPKGSGRLQTAAAVTTLGALAGLAVIGVRTVAEWIF; the protein is encoded by the coding sequence ATGCATAGTTGGCTTATGGCCAAGTCTGATTTGATGGATCGGGTGACCACGGACCTGTCCCGTGGCCATACCTACCCGGCGATCCAGCGTATGCACAGCCTGGTCGCCGCCCACCCCACCGACCTCGATCTGCGGCGCAGGCTCGCCGCGATCTACCGGGCCACCGGCAACGGCGTAGAGGCCGGCCGCTGGTCCTACCTCGACGACACCGCCGAGCCCGACGAGCTCGCCGCCTTCGAGACCAGCTTCCCCCCGCACCGCCGCCTGGAAGCCCTGCGCTGGCCGATCGGCGTGCCCGCACCCACCGACGTCTCCCGGGAGCGGCTCGCGCCGCTGCTGGCCCTCGCCACGGCGGCGAAGGCCCCGGTGCCCATGGCGCCCAAGGGATCCGGGCGACTGCAGACCGCCGCGGCCGTCACGACGCTCGGCGCGCTCGCCGGGCTCGCGGTCATCGGCGTACGCACCGTCGCCGAATGGATCTTCTGA
- a CDS encoding inositol-3-phosphate synthase, producing MGSVRVAIVGVGNCASSLIQGVEYYRDADPSERVPGLMHVDFGGYHVRDVEFVAAFDVDAKKVGRDLAEAIVASENNTIKLCDVPPTGVTVHRGPTLDGLGQYYREMVEESDETPADVVKVLKDAKVDVVVAYLPVGSEEADKFYAQAAIDAGCAFVNALPVFIASDPVWAKKFEDAGLPIVGDDIKSQVGATIVHRALAKLFEDRGVELLRTYQLNFGGNMDFMNMLERKRLVSKKISKTQSVTSQIPHEMTKGDVHIGPSDHVPWLDDRKWAYIRLEGRSFGDTPLNAELKLEVWDSPNSAGVIIDAVRAAKIALDRKIGGPILSASSYFMKSPPVQYSDHDAHQAVENFIKGDVNR from the coding sequence ATGGGCTCCGTCCGCGTTGCGATCGTCGGTGTCGGTAACTGCGCCTCGTCCCTGATCCAGGGCGTGGAGTACTACCGCGACGCCGACCCGTCCGAGCGCGTCCCCGGCCTGATGCACGTCGACTTCGGCGGGTATCACGTCCGCGACGTCGAGTTCGTCGCCGCGTTCGACGTCGACGCCAAGAAGGTCGGCCGGGATCTCGCCGAGGCCATCGTGGCCAGCGAGAACAACACCATCAAGCTGTGCGACGTGCCGCCCACCGGCGTCACCGTGCACCGCGGCCCGACCCTGGACGGCCTGGGTCAGTACTACCGCGAGATGGTCGAGGAGTCCGACGAGACCCCGGCCGACGTGGTCAAGGTCCTCAAGGACGCCAAGGTCGACGTGGTCGTCGCGTACCTGCCGGTCGGTTCGGAGGAGGCGGACAAGTTCTACGCCCAGGCCGCGATCGACGCCGGCTGCGCGTTCGTGAACGCCCTGCCCGTCTTCATCGCCTCCGACCCGGTGTGGGCCAAGAAGTTCGAGGACGCGGGCCTGCCCATCGTCGGTGACGACATCAAGAGCCAGGTCGGCGCCACCATCGTGCACCGCGCCCTGGCCAAGCTGTTCGAGGACCGCGGCGTCGAGCTGCTGCGCACGTACCAGCTCAACTTCGGCGGCAACATGGACTTCATGAACATGCTGGAGCGCAAGCGCCTGGTGTCGAAGAAGATCTCCAAGACCCAGTCGGTGACGTCCCAGATCCCGCACGAGATGACCAAGGGTGACGTGCACATCGGCCCGTCGGACCACGTGCCGTGGCTCGACGACCGCAAGTGGGCCTACATCCGGCTGGAGGGCCGCTCGTTCGGCGACACCCCGCTGAACGCGGAGCTGAAGCTCGAGGTGTGGGACTCTCCGAACTCCGCCGGTGTGATCATCGACGCGGTGCGTGCCGCGAAGATCGCGCTCGACCGGAAGATCGGCGGCCCGATCCTGTCCGCTTCGAGCTACTTCATGAAGTCGCCGCCGGTGCAGTACAGCGACCACGACGCGCACCAGGCCGTGGAGAACTTCATCAAGGGCGATGTAAATCGTTGA
- a CDS encoding PadR family transcriptional regulator, with amino-acid sequence MLDLAILGLLHESPMHGYELRKQLSTKLGAIRAAISYGSLYPTLRRLQTAGWITEAGETPADDADVPPLTSRRGRVVYKITAEGKERFQDLLAQVGPEAYEDAAFGVHFAFFSRTEVDIRLRILEGRRRKVEERREGFREVLQRAAERLDAYTLELQRHGLDAADREVRWLEELIANERSGRTPPPRGSEGELRPPAPRSTDSAPPLTARPGPDDSAE; translated from the coding sequence GTGCTCGATCTGGCCATCCTCGGCCTGCTGCATGAATCCCCGATGCATGGGTATGAGCTGCGCAAGCAACTCAGCACCAAGCTGGGCGCGATCCGCGCGGCGATCAGCTACGGCTCTCTCTACCCCACACTGCGACGGCTGCAAACCGCCGGCTGGATCACCGAGGCGGGGGAGACCCCCGCCGACGACGCCGACGTGCCGCCGCTCACCAGCCGCCGGGGCAGGGTGGTCTACAAGATCACGGCCGAGGGCAAGGAGCGGTTCCAGGACCTGCTGGCGCAGGTCGGGCCGGAGGCGTACGAGGATGCCGCGTTCGGCGTGCACTTCGCCTTCTTCTCCCGCACCGAAGTCGACATCCGGCTGCGCATCCTGGAGGGCCGCCGCCGCAAGGTGGAGGAACGCCGGGAGGGCTTCCGGGAGGTGCTGCAGCGCGCCGCCGAGCGGCTCGACGCGTACACCCTGGAGCTGCAGCGACACGGCCTGGACGCCGCGGACCGGGAGGTCCGCTGGCTGGAGGAGCTCATCGCCAACGAGCGCTCCGGCCGCACCCCACCACCGCGCGGCAGCGAGGGCGAGCTGCGCCCGCCCGCACCGCGCAGCACAGATTCCGCACCACCGCTCACGGCCCGACCGGGCCCTGACGACTCCGCCGAGTGA